GTTCGCCAGAGAGTCGCCGTTTGCATTGCGCATTCCCGTCATGCGGATGTGGTAGACCCGTCCGGTTTCAAGCTGCTCCACGGTTAGCCGCACGCGAGTCGGATCGCCATCGACAGGTTCGGCTTGGAACGGATGTTGTTTGCGACCGATCTCCGGCGACCCATACGTGTCCCAGTGATGGTAGTGGTACGACTCGACCAGGTAGTTCTTCTCATCCATTGCCCGGCTTGCGTCAATCGCTTCAGTGAATCGCGCAATCCAGCCATCAGCGGTGGCTTGCATGGAATGAATTTCGAACGGCATTTGCCCCGTGAACACTACGCGTTCGACACCTTGTGTCTGGCCGCCAAGCGACCCCCAACCTCGGTTGGTCTCCCCAACGAATAGGCTGCCGTCGGGCGCAAAGGCCAGACGGTTCACTCCGCAGGCAAATCCGCGGCGAAACGGAAAGCATGCGCCCTGCATTCTTCCGTGCACTTCTTCCAGAGCGACACGCGTGATTGCTGAGTTGGTGAGTTCCCCTACAAAACATTGCCCAGCGAACGGGCCAAAGCGCCCCGCGGTGGTATCCCAGACTGGCTCGCTGGCCGAGCGACTCAGTCCAAATGGAAACCAGACCGCGGGCGGAATCACCGGAGGTGTTTGCCCATCTACGGAAGCGGGCCAGTAACGTAGGCCACCCGGATGTCCGTAGTACTCGTTTCGTCGAACCTCCTGCAGCTTGCAGGTGGGAATCCATTCTCCTTGGTTGTCGGTGACAAACAGCCGTCCATCAGGACTTAGGTTGATTCCATTTGGACTGCGCAAACCAACGGCCCACGGCGTAATCGAGCCGTCGGGGCTGATTCGCAATACCTGACCGCGATAGGCCGACTTAGAGCCGGCGCCGCTACCAAGGCTGAGATTGAGCGTGAGGAAAAAATTGCCCGCCGCATCACAAACTGGGCCGTAAGCGTATTCGTGATAGTCGCCGGAGATCCCGAATCGATCACTCACGGCTCGGATCACGTCGGCGTCGCCGTCATTGTCGGTATCGGTCAATGCCGTCAGTTCAGGGCGCTGCACACAATAGAGCACATCCCCTACAACGCTAAGGCCCAGCACCTCGTGTAGCCCGCGCGCAAACAGTTTGTACTGAATCTGATCGACATCTTCCGCAGTTGGATTTTGAACCAACCAGATGTCGCCACGTCGCGAAGCGATAAAAAGATCGCCATTCGCACGGAATGCTAGGGCCCCGACTTCAAGAACTTCGCCATCCGGTAGCGGCAACGCCTCAATGCGGTAAAAACGAGCTTCACCAGTGGGCGGAAAATCGCGATCAAGCTGGCGATCGAGCTTAACCAACAATCGCTGCTCCAGCGTTGGCTCAAAATAGAAGGCCCAGCCTCCCTTGCCCGGTCGCGGCAACTTGATGAGCAAATCGTTAGCCCCTGGCCGCAGATGCAAAGTGACAAAATCCTGGTTCGCCAGCGCCGCGATCCGACTCTCCGACACTGACAACAACTGCTCGCCATTAAGCCACAGCGTCATGCCCTCGCTGCTGCCGAGCGACACTCGCACGGTCGCTGCCTCGGGCATCTCCACTTGGCGGTACAGATAACACAGCGCATCATCGTTGCGTTTGAATCGCCGGACGCTGTTTACGCGCCCGTCGGGCAAGCGAACTTCTTGCCACCGAATCTTGCCGCCCGCGCCGTCATATTCGGCGTTGAGGTCAGTCGCCAGTTCCGGCGGCAGTGCTCGCTTGAAATTCTGATTGCCGGCATTGTCAAACGGTCCCAGGAGCCACCATTTTTGCGCGGGTGCCAGCGGGCGGGATGCCGAAAGTGAGGCGTTCCGCGTGGCCCGACGCGAATCTTTCTTGACATACACAAGATCAGCCGCGCCGCATTGCGCCGCTGCCAGCGCCAGCGCGATAAATCCCAGAACACCACAAACGGATGAGCGCATTGGCACGAACTTCACAATTTGGTCGCTATAAAAACAAAAACGACGGTCGACGCCATTAAGACGCCGACCGTCGCTGGACAATCCGAGGACGAATCGGAAAGGACTAACGCTTGCGGAACCGACGCAGCATCAGCGGCGCCGCGCTGGCCAGGCCCAAGAACAGCAGCACAATGCTGCCGGGCTCGGGCGCCACCACGCCAGCCACCGAGTCTTGCAACTGGTAGCCAAGGTTCGAGGCCTGCAAGGTGGCAACGATGCCGAAGGTCACCGTACCAGTGACATTCGCCGTGATCGTCACCCCCACACCGGCCAAGGTTGTGGTGATCGTCGTTACTGTCGTTAGAGCGGCAGTCCCCGAAGTCGACAGCGGGAAGTCGATGTTCAAGATGCCCGATCCACCTGGTAACAGTCCAAAGGTGGCCTGCAGGTCATCGTAGTTCACGACATCGTAGCTGGTGGGCTGCAAATCCGCGAGCGTTGCCAAGCCTGGCAGCGGAGTCGATTCGCTAATGTTGAACGTTTGCGGAAGATTGATGTTAAAGCTGCCAACATTTAGGCCAAGGATGTCGACATCCAGGTTACCGCCAATATTGGCGTTCAGTCCGCCGTTCAGAGTCCCCCAATTACCGAAGTTCATGCCGTACGACGAAGTCTGATTGAGCGGCGTTCCAGGCGAACCTGGTCCCGAAAGCCCATCGCCGCTGGTCTGAGTGTACCCAAGCGAATTGATGCCAGCCGTCGCGCTACCGTTAAGCTGCGCGTCGACCGGAATCGAACCCAGGTCCAATCCGAACAAGCTGATCGGAATGCCACCTGACCCGTTGATAGTCAGAGTGTTGCTGGTCGCTGTGGGACCACCTGGCTGAACCAGTGTGACGTTCAAGTTCGTGAGGTCGGCGCCCGTCAATACCGATGGCGGGAACGTGGCAGGACTCGGGTTGCTCCCGTCGCCACCTGGATCAAATCCGCCGGTCTGTTGATCCCAAAGCGTCAACTCCGCGCTGCCGGTAACCGGATTGTTGATCTTCAATCCGCCGCCCAAGAGACTAATCGACTGCGTTTGACTCGGTACATTCAGATCGCC
This DNA window, taken from Pirellulales bacterium, encodes the following:
- a CDS encoding PQQ-dependent sugar dehydrogenase — its product is MVKLDRQLDRDFPPTGEARFYRIEALPLPDGEVLEVGALAFRANGDLFIASRRGDIWLVQNPTAEDVDQIQYKLFARGLHEVLGLSVVGDVLYCVQRPELTALTDTDNDGDADVIRAVSDRFGISGDYHEYAYGPVCDAAGNFFLTLNLSLGSGAGSKSAYRGQVLRISPDGSITPWAVGLRSPNGINLSPDGRLFVTDNQGEWIPTCKLQEVRRNEYYGHPGGLRYWPASVDGQTPPVIPPAVWFPFGLSRSASEPVWDTTAGRFGPFAGQCFVGELTNSAITRVALEEVHGRMQGACFPFRRGFACGVNRLAFAPDGSLFVGETNRGWGSLGGQTQGVERVVFTGQMPFEIHSMQATADGWIARFTEAIDASRAMDEKNYLVESYHYHHWDTYGSPEIGRKQHPFQAEPVDGDPTRVRLTVEQLETGRVYHIRMTGMRNANGDSLANDDAYYTLNALP
- a CDS encoding PEP-CTERM sorting domain-containing protein (PEP-CTERM proteins occur, often in large numbers, in the proteomes of bacteria that also encode an exosortase, a predicted intramembrane cysteine proteinase. The presence of a PEP-CTERM domain at a protein's C-terminus predicts cleavage within the sorting domain, followed by covalent anchoring to some some component of the (usually Gram-negative) cell surface. Many PEP-CTERM proteins exhibit an unusual sequence composition that includes large numbers of potential glycosylation sites. Expression of one such protein has been shown restore the ability of a bacterium to form floc, a type of biofilm.), translating into MSVFTGDFNLAPGSQITVAADIDFSFRTSVALGSLTIDGDLNVPSQTQSISLLGGGLKINNPVTGSAELTLWDQQTGGFDPGGDGSNPSPATFPPSVLTGADLTNLNVTLVQPGGPTATSNTLTINGSGGIPISLFGLDLGSIPVDAQLNGSATAGINSLGYTQTSGDGLSGPGSPGTPLNQTSSYGMNFGNWGTLNGGLNANIGGNLDVDILGLNVGSFNINLPQTFNISESTPLPGLATLADLQPTSYDVVNYDDLQATFGLLPGGSGILNIDFPLSTSGTAALTTVTTITTTLAGVGVTITANVTGTVTFGIVATLQASNLGYQLQDSVAGVVAPEPGSIVLLFLGLASAAPLMLRRFRKR